A single window of Pyxicephalus adspersus chromosome 10, UCB_Pads_2.0, whole genome shotgun sequence DNA harbors:
- the LOC140339143 gene encoding uncharacterized protein, whose translation MKNADNINVKIVSTDGRYVWNISEGHLVFPNCPAENGNITQSSPGVNPILHNTHDRLHHLGTTVDPSNPKESSDQSRTPALHLRSHSEVGPSSTSYAQKSSGSHKGGHTGQSSLSCLGCGKSFTNNSELLLHLRSHTRVTFTCSECGESFSEKDEFIKHQKTHRSKRVYSCLECGKCFTEKSVLHTHQRIHTGERPFSCSECGKSFIQKGALVAHLRIHTGERPYSCTDCGKSFLEKGKLFAHMRSHTGEYPFMCSECGKSFSEKGKLVRHLKSHTDVRPFSCSECGKGFNEKRALQIHQRVHTGEYPFSCSECDKRFTQKAHLLRHQKSHTGERPFSCSDCGKSFSHKGNLITHQRIHSGEFPFSCSECGKCFTQKVHLLKHQRIHTGDRPFSCPECGKCFAEKGKLNTHKRRHTGERPFTCSECGKSFTEKSALLLHQRRHTGERPFSCSECGRSFLEKRNLIYHQRIHTREGPFPCSGCGKSFTHKGNLIRHQKTHTGERPFSCSDCGKSFSQKGNLITHQRIHTGEFPFSCSECGKCFTQKVHLLKYQRIHTGDHPFSCPECGKCFSEKGKLNTHRRRQTGERPFTCSECGKRKVHFFYTREFTRARDLFHVQGVGKALHIKEI comes from the exons ATGAAGAATGCCGATAACATTAATGTAAAAATTGTCTCCACAGATGGACGCTATGTCTGGAATATCTCGGAGGGACATCTTGTATTTCCAAATTGTCCAGCAGAAAATGGTAACATCACACAATCTTCTCCAGGAGTAAATCCCATTCTTCATAATACACATGACAGACTTCACCATTTGGGGACTACAGTGGATCCCTCTAATCCTAAAGAATCTTCTGACCAATCACGTACTCCAGCTCTACATCTAAGATCTCACAGTGAAGTTGGACCATCCAGTACATCTTATGCCCAAAAGTCTTCTGGAAGCCATAAAGGAGGTCACACAGGGCAGAGTTCATTGTCATGTTTGGGGTGTGGGAAGTCTTTCACCAATAATTCCGAACTTCTTCTACATCTCAGATCTCACACCAGGGTGACGTTTACATGTTCAGAGTGTGGTGAATCTTTCTCTGAAAAAGATGAATTTATCAAACACCAGAAAACTCACAGGAGTAAACGCGTTTATTCGTGTTTAGAATGCGGGAAATGTTTCACTGAGAAAAGTGTACTTCATACACATCAGAGAATCcacacaggtgaacgtcctttttcatgttctgaatgtgggaaaagtttcatCCAGAAAGGAGCACTTGTTGCGCACCTGAGAATCCATACAGGAGAGCGTCCTTATTCATGTACAGATTGCGGGAAAAGTTTCCtggaaaaaggaaaactttttgcACACATGAGAAGTCACACAGGTGAATATCCTTTTATGTGTTCGGAGTGTGGTAAAAGTTTTAGTGAAAAAGGAAAACTTGTTAGACACCTGAAAAGTCATACAGATGTTCGTCCCttttcatgttcagagtgcgggaaagGCTTTAATGAGAAACGAGCACTACAAATACACCAAAGAGTTCACACAGGTGAATATCCTTTCtcttgttcagaatgtgacaaaaGGTTCACCCAGAAAGCACACCTTCTCCGACACCAAAAAAGTCACACTGGAGAGCGTCCCTTTTCCTGTTCAGATTGTGGGAAATCTTTTTCTCACAAAGGAAACCTAATTACACATCAGAGGATTCACTCTGGTGAATTTCCGTTTTCgtgttcagagtgcgggaaatgCTTCACTCAGAAAGTACACCTTCTtaaacaccagagaattcacactggTGACCGTCCTTTCTCTTGTCCAGAATGCGGTAAATGTTTTGCTGAGAAAGGAAAACTTAATACACACAAGAGAAGGCACACGGGTGAGCGCCCTTTTACATGTTCAGAGTGTGGCAAGagtttcactgaaaaaagtgcaCTTCTTTTACACCAGAGGAGACACACAGGGGAGAGACCTTTTTCGTGTTCAGAGTGCGGGAGATCTTTTCTTGAGAAAAGGAACCTTATTTatcaccagagaattcacactcGCGAGGGACCTTTTCCATGTTCAGGGTGTGGGAAAAGCTTTACACATAAAGGAAATCTAATTCGGCATCAGAAAACACAC actggAGAGCGTCCCTTTTCCTGTTCAGATTGTGGGAAATCTTTTTCTCAGAAAGGAAACCTAATTAcacaccagaggattcacactggTGAATTTCCGttttcatgttcagagtgcgggaaatgCTTCACTCAGAAAGTACACCTTCTTAAATaccagagaattcacactggTGACCATCCTTTCTCCTGTCCAGaatgtggtaaatgtttttcCGAAAAAGGAAAACTTAATACACACCGGAGAAGGCAGACGGGTGAGCGCCCTTTTACATGTTCAGAGTGTGGCAAGAGAAAAGTGCACTTCTTttacaccagagaattcacacgcGCGAGGGACCTTTTCCATGTTCAGGGTGTGGGAAAAGCTTTACACATAAAGGAAATCTAA